Part of the Qipengyuania sp. SS22 genome, TCTGCCAGCGCGCGGAACAGGCCTATCGCGAGGGGCGCGCGCCGCTCAACAGCGTCGAGGGGTTCATCCGCCAGATCATCGGCTGGCGCGAATATGTGCGCGGGTTCTACTGGCACCAGATGCCGCACCTGCAGCGCGCCAATGCACTCGACGCGCGGCGCGGCCTGCCCGAGTTTTACTGGACCGGCGAAACCGAGATGGCCTGCCTCGCCGATTGCATCCGTTCGACCCGCGACAATGCACACGCGCATCATATCCAGCGGCTGATGGTGCTGGGCAATTTCGCGCTGCTCGCGGGGATCGAACCGCGCGCGGTGCAGGACTGGTACCTGGTGGTCTATGCCGATGCTTATGAATGGGTCGAGCTGCCCAATGTCGCGGCGATGATCCTCTATGCCGATGGCGGCAAGCTGGCGTCGAAGCCCTATGCGGCGAGCGGCAATTACATCAACAAGATGAGCAATTACTGCGCGGGCTGCACCTATTCGCCCCACAAGAAGACCGGCGACGGCGCCTGCCCCTTCAATCCGCTCTACTGGCATTTCATGGACCGCCACCGCGAGCGGCTGGAGCAGAACCACCGCATCGGGCGCATCTATGCGACGTGGGACCGCATGGGCGAGGACCGCCAGCGCGAGTATCTCGATAGCGCCGAGGCATTTCTCGACACGCTCGTACCCGCGCACCCCGGTTGGGCCCGAACGCCGTAAGCGTCGGTTCATCGCAGTTCGCGCCCTGCCCATCCTTCCGGCGCAGGATTTGCCCCCGGCGGTTCATTTGCGAGACAGGCTGGGGGCAACACCAGCCCCCGCCTGCGGCCCCGCGCCGCCCAGCCAAGCCAATTTCCAGAGAAGGGGGCTGATTGACCGCACAGGCACAATTGGGGAGAAAGCGGCCTTCCACACCCGCTGGACGGCCTGTGTCGGTTCGAATTGAAGGAGTATGAATATGACTGCCATGACCAAGAGTTCGAAGACATTCGCAGCGCTTGTCGCGCTCGCCCTCCCCCTGGCCGCCGGTGCACAGGCGCAGGAACTCGATCCGCAGGCTGGCGCGCAAAGCGCAGGCGAACCGATGACCGTTGTCGGCACCGCGCCCAGCGACCTGTCCGGCATGCCCGATGGCCCCGAAATCGAAGGCGTGATCTCGGCGCGCCAGGACAACAAGATTCAGGTTACCAGCGCTGATGGCATGCGCACCGTCGTAGCTATCAGCCCGGCCACCGAAATCCGCAGCAGCGGCGGTTTCCTCGGTCTGGACAAGGACCAGCTTACCGACGCCGACTTGCTCAATGGCCTGCCGGTCGACGTCGAAACCGTCGAATGGGCGGATCGCGGGCTGATCGCGACGAAGATCGCGCTCAAGAGCAAGCACCTCGACACCGCGCGGATGATCCATACCGGAACCGACCAGCGCTTCACCGCCAACGAGGCTGCAACCGAAGCGCTGCGCGGACGCGTCGCGAACATCGACCAGTACAACGTCAAGGGCACGACCAACGTCTATTTCGACACTGCCAAGCACAACCTTTCGCAGCAGGCGCGCTACGAACTGTGCCAGGCGGCCGAGCAGGCGAAGTCGACGGACAACGCACTGATGCTGGTGGTCGGTTACACCGATTCGGTCGGTGATTACGATTACAACCAGGAGCTGAGCGAGAAGCGCGCGGCGCGGGTGACCAATTTCCTCCAGCAGGAATGCGACTGGGCGCCCTACCGGATGCTGACCCCCACCGGCATGGCCGAGGCCGATCCGGCAGCGGACAACACCACCGAACAGGGCAAGGCGCAAAACCGCCGCGTGGCGGTGAATATTCTTGTCAGCAAGAGCGTCGACGGGATGAACTCGGGCCTCTGATCGGGCTGCGAATTCGGATCGTGCGGGGCGGGCCTTGGGTCCGCCCCGTTTCGATTCAGGCAGGCTGAGCGGCGGCGTCCTGCTGTTTGGCCAGCTTGTGCTCGTCCTCGATCATGCCGTGTTTCCAATAGCTGGACAGGTAGAGATCGGCAGGCGCGAGAGCGAGTTCGCCGCGCAGATATTCGCGCAGCTGCTTCATCCCCGAAAACTCGCACGCCGCCCATGCCGCGAGCGAACCTGCGGGCCGCGCGACATTGCGCAGCGCATCAACCAGCAGGCCCGGCCGCTGGCCCGGTTCGGGATTGACCAGCCAGACGATCTCCACCCCCTTGGGCGCAGCGATGTCCTGCCGGTCGCGTTCGTCCTGGATCTCGATCGCGGCAAACCCGCGCGCATCGGCTGGCAATCCTTCGAGATTGACCCCGATCGCCGGCAGCGCGGTCATATCGCCCGCCACGAGATAGAAATCGCGGCCTTGCGGCAACGGCTTGGGCAGGCCCGGCCCGCCCACCGCGATCCGATCCCCCGGCTGAGCCGCCAGCGCCCAGCGGGTCGCGGGTCCGGCAGCCTCGCCCCCATGCAATGCGAAGTCGATCGCGATCGCATCGTCGGCTTGGTGGCGGATGGTATAGGTGCGGATGACGGGTTTGCTGGTCTCAGTGGCCGGGGCGAGCATGAGCTTCACATAACCGCCCGCGAAACCGGGCGGAAACTCGGCCATCCCTGCGCCTCCGAGTGACACGCGGATCATCGAGGGCGAAAGGGTCTGGCGCGAGAGGACGGTAAGCGTCCGCGGGGAAGGTCTGCTGCTCATCCCTGTCAGTTAATGCGAATGATTCGCAAAACAAGGGTTGTCGCGAAATCTGCTTTCCCCTCGGCTGAATGTCTGCCCTACCCCTGTCGATAGACAGCTTCCGCCTGCGCCTTGAGCCAGTCCATCGCTGCGGCCCACGGCCCGTGACCATAGCTGATCCGCGCCACGCCCAACGCGGCCAGCTCGGCAGTCGTACCGCGTCCCGGCGCCCACAGCACGTTGACCGGCAGCGGCGATGCCTCGCAGATCACGCGGATCGTCGCATGGTCGCCGAGGAACGGAACGAACAGGCTGCGCGCGCCCGCTTCGGCAAAAGCTGCGGCGCGTGTCAGCACGTCTTCGACCAAGGCAGGAGTGTGCTCCTTAGGCTCGCGTCCGAGATAGACGTCGGTGCGCGCATTGACGTGAATGCCGGTGCCGGCCGCGGCGGCAATCCGCTCTGCCGCCTGCGCCACCGGGAGCAGCGCGGTTTCGCCGGGCATGCGGTCTTCCATATTGATCGCGCTCGCACCCACATCGCGCGCCGTGCCCACCGACTTGCCGACCGCGGCGGGCGTATCGCCATAGCCGGCCTCCATGTCGATGCTCACCGGCAGGTCGGTGACCGAAAGGATGCCGGTGAGGTTTTCGAGCGCGATCTCGAGCGGGAGCGTCTCCCCATCGCTGAACCCGTTGGCCTCGGCCACGCCCCAGCTGCCCGTCGCGATGGCTTTCGCCCCCGCGCCAGCCACGGCGCGGGCGCTGCCGGCGTCCCAGAT contains:
- a CDS encoding OmpA family protein: MTAMTKSSKTFAALVALALPLAAGAQAQELDPQAGAQSAGEPMTVVGTAPSDLSGMPDGPEIEGVISARQDNKIQVTSADGMRTVVAISPATEIRSSGGFLGLDKDQLTDADLLNGLPVDVETVEWADRGLIATKIALKSKHLDTARMIHTGTDQRFTANEAATEALRGRVANIDQYNVKGTTNVYFDTAKHNLSQQARYELCQAAEQAKSTDNALMLVVGYTDSVGDYDYNQELSEKRAARVTNFLQQECDWAPYRMLTPTGMAEADPAADNTTEQGKAQNRRVAVNILVSKSVDGMNSGL
- a CDS encoding siderophore-interacting protein, whose translation is MSSRPSPRTLTVLSRQTLSPSMIRVSLGGAGMAEFPPGFAGGYVKLMLAPATETSKPVIRTYTIRHQADDAIAIDFALHGGEAAGPATRWALAAQPGDRIAVGGPGLPKPLPQGRDFYLVAGDMTALPAIGVNLEGLPADARGFAAIEIQDERDRQDIAAPKGVEIVWLVNPEPGQRPGLLVDALRNVARPAGSLAAWAACEFSGMKQLREYLRGELALAPADLYLSSYWKHGMIEDEHKLAKQQDAAAQPA
- a CDS encoding isocitrate lyase/PEP mutase family protein, producing MDRIDAFTALHVPGDPLVLYNIWDAGSARAVAGAGAKAIATGSWGVAEANGFSDGETLPLEIALENLTGILSVTDLPVSIDMEAGYGDTPAAVGKSVGTARDVGASAINMEDRMPGETALLPVAQAAERIAAAAGTGIHVNARTDVYLGREPKEHTPALVEDVLTRAAAFAEAGARSLFVPFLGDHATIRVICEASPLPVNVLWAPGRGTTAELAALGVARISYGHGPWAAAMDWLKAQAEAVYRQG